CATCCCTAGGCTTATCAACCTCGAAGGAACCATCATAGTGAACCCTCGCCATACGAATTATTCAGTGCAGGCCCATTTATAAGTAATTCCAATGATTCTATATCAACAAGGCCATCATCGAGGCTATGCAGGACATGAGGAGTAGGGTCGGTGTTGCTATAAGCCCTGCTTTAAGGCCATACATTGATATTAATATTGATATTAAGTAAGTCATTAAACCACCCAATGAACTGGCCACGTGGTACGAGACACCAGCACCAACATGCTTAATATCGCCTCTAAATAGTGATACTAGGTATAGTGATTGCGGTGTGTATGCTATTGCGTCGGCCATACCGAAGAGTGCGAAGAGTAGTAATGGGTTTATCCTGAACATGAACGCATTTATTAGCGAGAAAATCACATAACTAAGCATCAACACCTTGGTAGGCTTCACCCTGGTCATGACGGCTGACATTATTAATGTGAGGATTAGTAGGGATATCGTGGACGTAATTATTAGGTCGGGAACCTCATGCGCATTGAAGTATATGAGAATTACGGAGGTGTATGCATAGAAGCTTGAACTCTCACCGAACTTAACCCCAATGGCCCTAATGACCTTCTTAACATCCTCAATACGGAAAGCGAACCTCCAATTAATGGGCCTGGCACCCTGAGCAAGCGTTAAGATTACGATCGCCGATAAAAGACTTAATAACGACCCCGTCAATAATGCCAATCGCCATTGAATAACCATAAGGCCCACTCACCGCCAAGAGCTAATCCCTGAGCTATCCTGAGCATTAATAATTCATACGTTGCATACCACGTCTTCTCGATCGTCGATATTAACATTGTTGAGATGCCCATGATGATTAGGGTTAGCGCCAGTGATGACTTGCTTGAGTACTTATCACCGATTAAGCCAAAGACGTAGGCTCCGATGGGTCTTGCAATGAATGCCACGAATATTGATGCAATAACATTATGGGCTAGGAAGTTGAACCAAGTTGATACCGTACCCACCGCACTAAACAACGCCACCACTAGATTTCTCATGCGTCTAATTCCATCTATGCATTTGGATTCTTGAATATTTATGGTTAAGCAATCACGGATTTATTATTAATAATAGGGCGGTCAATAATAAAATAACGTCTGTGGTTAGGCAATACATGCAATAGGCATTGTGGCTTACCTGTAGGTATATGCCGTAAACGCCAATTATTAGCCC
This is a stretch of genomic DNA from Vulcanisaeta moutnovskia 768-28. It encodes these proteins:
- a CDS encoding MHS family MFS transporter, producing the protein MVIQWRLALLTGSLLSLLSAIVILTLAQGARPINWRFAFRIEDVKKVIRAIGVKFGESSSFYAYTSVILIYFNAHEVPDLIITSTISLLILTLIMSAVMTRVKPTKVLMLSYVIFSLINAFMFRINPLLLFALFGMADAIAYTPQSLYLVSLFRGDIKHVGAGVSYHVASSLGGLMTYLISILISMYGLKAGLIATPTLLLMSCIASMMALLI
- a CDS encoding MFS transporter gives rise to the protein MRNLVVALFSAVGTVSTWFNFLAHNVIASIFVAFIARPIGAYVFGLIGDKYSSKSSLALTLIIMGISTMLISTIEKTWYATYELLMLRIAQGLALGGEWALWLFNGDWHY